The following are from one region of the Sandaracinus amylolyticus genome:
- a CDS encoding sigma 54-interacting transcriptional regulator, whose protein sequence is MLSPDGTAAWSLLSQLRDALLDPGDDAIRSALDALALALGADRILVLSGTDAEHVRLGRRTGRDLRDGELSDVCRSVVDDAREARRCVHRRREPERVDTIAELGIVGAIAAPLGANAPGVLYADFRHPLHAPRELDRELFACVAALIGASTRPRVAPSDRPRASAPDTSEPELATLLDTAGLAPLRGEIEACLRLDTPVLIVGESGTGKTLLARALAKASGRQPVVRAMLGASDDLNTIASELFGHERGAFSGATSRRAGLVELADGGTLILDEVLNLPMHAQQLLLDLTQFGTYRPLGWQHREPRRARVRIIAATNGDLEDAVARGTFRRDLYYRLAGTIIRMPALRERRHDVPALALEHLRRTDPARRWMLSVSARRALRSPELAWPGNVRELEAAVSRARARALARDPGATQIAPEHFDASYAGASPAPPIEAARAMAITIAEPLDAAAPIAERWKRLARDRAALEAAERTLLGHAIEESRGVLAHAARALEMPRTTLISRMMRAGIDPSAPRVRRA, encoded by the coding sequence GTGCTGAGCCCCGACGGCACCGCCGCGTGGTCGCTGCTCTCCCAGCTCCGCGACGCGCTCCTCGATCCCGGCGACGACGCGATTCGCAGCGCGCTCGACGCGCTCGCGCTCGCGCTCGGCGCGGATCGCATCCTCGTGCTCTCCGGCACCGACGCCGAGCACGTGCGCCTCGGGCGCCGCACCGGTCGCGATCTCCGAGACGGCGAGCTCTCCGACGTGTGCCGCTCGGTCGTCGACGACGCGCGCGAGGCGCGGCGCTGCGTGCACCGCCGGCGCGAGCCCGAGCGCGTCGACACGATCGCCGAGCTCGGCATCGTGGGCGCGATCGCCGCGCCCCTCGGCGCCAACGCGCCCGGCGTGCTCTACGCGGACTTCCGCCATCCGCTGCACGCGCCGCGCGAGCTCGATCGCGAGCTCTTCGCGTGCGTCGCCGCGCTGATCGGCGCGAGCACCCGGCCCCGCGTCGCGCCGAGCGATCGCCCGCGCGCGAGCGCGCCCGACACGAGCGAGCCCGAGCTCGCGACGCTGCTCGACACCGCCGGTCTCGCGCCCCTGCGCGGCGAGATCGAGGCCTGCCTGCGCCTCGACACGCCGGTGCTGATCGTCGGCGAGTCCGGCACCGGCAAGACGCTGCTCGCGCGCGCGCTCGCGAAGGCGAGCGGCAGACAGCCCGTCGTGCGCGCGATGCTCGGCGCGAGCGACGATCTCAACACCATCGCGTCCGAGCTCTTCGGCCACGAGCGCGGCGCGTTCTCGGGCGCGACGAGCCGCCGCGCCGGTCTCGTCGAGCTCGCCGACGGCGGCACGTTGATCCTCGACGAGGTGCTCAACCTGCCGATGCACGCGCAGCAGCTGCTCCTCGATCTCACGCAGTTCGGAACGTATCGGCCGCTCGGATGGCAGCACCGCGAGCCGCGCCGCGCGCGCGTGCGGATCATCGCGGCGACCAACGGCGACCTCGAGGACGCGGTCGCGCGCGGCACGTTCCGCCGCGACCTCTACTACCGGCTCGCGGGCACGATCATCCGCATGCCCGCGCTGCGCGAGCGGCGCCACGACGTGCCCGCGCTCGCGCTCGAGCACCTCCGCCGCACCGATCCCGCGCGTCGCTGGATGCTCTCGGTGAGCGCGCGCCGCGCGCTGCGCTCGCCGGAGCTCGCGTGGCCGGGCAACGTGCGCGAGCTCGAGGCCGCGGTGTCGCGCGCCCGCGCCCGCGCGCTGGCCCGCGATCCCGGCGCGACGCAGATCGCGCCCGAGCACTTCGACGCGAGCTACGCCGGCGCGTCGCCGGCCCCGCCGATCGAGGCGGCGCGCGCGATGGCGATCACGATCGCCGAGCCGCTCGATGCAGCGGCGCCGATCGCCGAGCGGTGGAAGCGCCTGGCGCGCGATCGCGCCGCGCTCGAGGCCGCGGAGCGCACCCTGCTGGGCCACGCGATCGAGGAGAGCCGCGGCGTCCTCGCCCACGCCGCGCGCGCGCTCGAGATGCCGCGCACCACGCTGATCAGCCGCATGATGCGCGCGGGCATCGACCCCTCCGCACCGCGGGTCCGCCGCGCGTGA
- the proC gene encoding pyrroline-5-carboxylate reductase, with amino-acid sequence MGHATKIDKRIAFLGAGNMAGALVRGLLASGAVDAQQIWCVDVRPERLEELGKKHGVRTGRSNREAAAWADVVFLATKPQVFDRLLPEVAEGIRPEALAVSIAAGIPIAAIEARLPAGARVVRTMPNTPAIVDAGATAIAAGTHATPDDLALVKRIFDDIGISVVLDESLLDAVTGLSGSGPAYIFLIIEALADAGVKVGLHRDSAQLLAAQTVLGSAKLLIETGEHPGRLKDMVTSPGGTAIAGLHTLEAGGLRKTLMDAVETATARAKQLGEDASKKLGK; translated from the coding sequence ATGGGACACGCCACGAAGATCGACAAGCGCATCGCGTTCCTCGGCGCGGGCAACATGGCGGGCGCGCTCGTGCGCGGGCTGCTCGCGTCGGGCGCGGTGGACGCGCAACAGATCTGGTGCGTCGACGTGCGCCCCGAGCGCCTCGAGGAGCTCGGCAAGAAGCACGGCGTGCGCACCGGCCGCAGCAACCGCGAGGCGGCGGCGTGGGCCGACGTCGTGTTCCTCGCGACGAAGCCCCAGGTCTTCGATCGCCTGCTGCCCGAGGTCGCCGAGGGCATCCGTCCCGAGGCGCTCGCGGTGTCGATCGCGGCGGGGATCCCGATCGCCGCGATCGAGGCGCGCCTGCCTGCGGGCGCGCGCGTCGTGCGCACGATGCCGAACACCCCTGCGATCGTCGACGCAGGCGCCACCGCGATCGCGGCAGGCACCCACGCCACGCCGGACGACCTCGCGCTGGTGAAGCGGATCTTCGACGACATCGGCATCAGCGTCGTGCTCGACGAGAGCCTGCTCGACGCGGTGACGGGCCTCTCGGGCTCGGGCCCGGCGTACATCTTCCTGATCATCGAAGCGCTCGCGGACGCGGGCGTGAAGGTCGGCCTGCACCGCGACTCGGCGCAGCTCCTCGCAGCGCAGACGGTGCTCGGCTCGGCGAAGCTGCTGATCGAGACCGGCGAGCACCCGGGACGGCTCAAGGACATGGTGACGAGCCCGGGCGGCACGGCGATCGCGGGGCTCCACACGCTCGAGGCGGGCGGGCTGCGCAAGACCTTGATGGACGCAGTGGAGACGGCGACCGCGCGGGCGAAGCAGCTCGGCGAGGACGCGTCGAAGAAGCTCGGGAAGTAA
- a CDS encoding histone deacetylase family protein produces MFRIRLIHDDVLEADRVALTQVQSMLRAQFPGLRHETVDELPTLLRDPLAHRIRTFVFVAERQRQNDVRGFAILAHAPDLEFCYLDFISAAPKETGRGVGGALYERVREECRALGAKGLLFECLPDDPDDVSDSTTLEQNRARLRFYERWGARPVIHTAYRTAIEPGGSTKDLPYLVFDDLGSGRPLGRDEAREIVRAILERKYAWLVTSEYVDRVVTSIVDDPIQLRPARYRRKKVHAPTTPAPIEVPAHLRIPLLVAERHDVHHVRERGYVEAPVRIPVIKRELDRLPIFEPTQMRRFGREPIVAVHDDEFVEYLERVCAALPPKRSAYPYVFPVRNAGRMPDDLETRAGWYCIDTFTPLHKNVWAAATDAVDCALTGAAMILEGKARLAYALVRPPGHHAEHKSFGGFCYLNSAAIAAHHLGACAGGAKVAILDVDYHHGNGQQEIFWERGDVLTVSIHGHPRFAYPYFTGFEDEIGWGDGEGANLNLPLPEQVDGAAYDLALARALDAVRAYEPSFLVVCLGLDPGRGDPTGTWSLGASDFERNGRRIGALGVPTLVVQEGGYHTRNLGVHARHFFRGLWESATGRSLARADT; encoded by the coding sequence ATGTTTCGCATCCGCCTCATCCACGACGACGTGCTCGAAGCCGATCGCGTCGCCCTCACGCAGGTGCAGAGCATGTTGCGCGCGCAGTTCCCCGGGCTGCGCCACGAGACCGTCGACGAGCTCCCGACGCTGCTCCGCGATCCCCTCGCCCATCGCATCCGCACGTTCGTCTTCGTCGCCGAGCGACAGCGCCAGAACGACGTGCGCGGCTTCGCGATCCTCGCCCACGCGCCCGACCTCGAGTTCTGTTACCTCGACTTCATCTCCGCGGCGCCCAAGGAGACCGGCCGCGGCGTCGGCGGTGCGCTCTACGAGCGCGTGCGCGAGGAGTGCCGTGCCCTCGGCGCCAAGGGCCTCCTCTTCGAGTGCCTCCCCGACGATCCCGACGACGTCTCCGACTCCACCACGCTCGAGCAGAACCGCGCGCGACTGCGCTTCTACGAGCGCTGGGGCGCGCGCCCCGTCATCCACACCGCGTATCGCACCGCGATCGAGCCCGGCGGGTCCACCAAGGACCTGCCCTACCTCGTCTTCGACGATCTCGGCTCGGGCCGTCCGCTCGGTCGCGACGAGGCGCGCGAGATCGTGCGCGCGATCCTCGAGCGCAAGTACGCGTGGCTCGTCACGAGCGAGTACGTCGATCGCGTCGTCACCTCGATCGTCGACGATCCCATCCAGCTCCGCCCCGCGCGCTATCGCCGCAAGAAGGTGCACGCGCCCACGACGCCCGCGCCGATCGAGGTCCCGGCGCACCTCCGCATCCCGCTGCTCGTCGCGGAGCGCCACGACGTGCACCACGTGCGCGAGCGCGGCTACGTCGAGGCCCCGGTGCGCATCCCGGTCATCAAGCGCGAGCTCGATCGCCTCCCGATCTTCGAGCCCACGCAGATGCGCCGCTTCGGTCGCGAGCCGATCGTCGCGGTGCACGACGACGAGTTCGTCGAGTACCTCGAGCGCGTGTGCGCCGCCCTGCCGCCCAAGCGCTCCGCGTATCCCTACGTGTTCCCGGTGCGCAACGCGGGCCGGATGCCCGACGACCTCGAGACGCGCGCGGGCTGGTACTGCATCGACACCTTCACGCCGCTGCACAAGAACGTGTGGGCCGCGGCGACCGACGCGGTCGACTGCGCGCTCACCGGCGCCGCGATGATCCTCGAGGGCAAGGCGCGCCTCGCGTACGCGCTGGTCCGCCCGCCCGGTCACCACGCCGAGCACAAGTCGTTCGGCGGCTTCTGCTACCTCAACAGCGCCGCGATCGCCGCGCACCACCTCGGCGCGTGCGCCGGCGGCGCGAAGGTCGCGATCCTCGACGTCGACTACCACCACGGCAACGGGCAGCAGGAGATCTTCTGGGAGCGCGGCGACGTGCTCACGGTGTCGATCCACGGCCACCCGCGCTTCGCGTACCCGTACTTCACGGGATTCGAGGACGAGATCGGCTGGGGCGACGGCGAAGGCGCGAACCTGAACCTCCCGCTCCCCGAGCAGGTCGACGGAGCGGCCTACGATCTCGCGCTCGCGCGCGCGCTCGACGCGGTGCGCGCGTACGAGCCGAGCTTCCTCGTCGTGTGTCTCGGCCTCGACCCCGGTCGCGGCGACCCGACGGGCACGTGGTCGCTCGGCGCGAGCGACTTCGAGCGCAACGGACGTCGGATCGGCGCGCTCGGCGTGCCCACGCTCGTCGTGCAAGAGGGCGGATACCACACGCGCAACCTCGGCGTGCACGCGCGCCACTTCTTCCGAGGCCTCTGGGAGAGCGCGACCGGCCGATCCCTCGCACGCGCCGACACCTGA
- a CDS encoding sensor histidine kinase, whose protein sequence is MSTSMLPLPAFAAEMGLPQHRAKLVFSTYSGYAITVAFGALAALGHITGVVPITAGMLGLIGLKLATNTLAWLALRNERFVLELCGLNVVGDIVAMTGAIYHTGAATSPLLPIYGIELTVVALVSNVGVTVATSVITFLSYASMLALVRIGVLDKPPSILDLTGGVTDTYVIVELAFVAFVLGLPTAFAAAILKQLREKESTLLARTEQLVEAQRQRTQFMANVTHELRTPIHGICGLADLVESGVYGPVTEKQKDAVRDVKSGALGLLRLIDDLLTLAREDAGKLEYRPTDVDLDEVLASVMSTVGSLRGTRPLEVRLEPHDPLPPMRTDRGKLVQILVNLLANAVKFTPDGGHVTLRARALSGDPMRVEIEVEDDGIGIPLDQQKAVFEAFRQVDGSPERRYGGTGLGLALVQRLTALLGGSVALRSEPGKGSTFTVTLPVQGPPARVTGRHPAVAA, encoded by the coding sequence ATGTCGACGTCGATGCTGCCGCTGCCCGCGTTCGCCGCGGAGATGGGTCTTCCGCAGCATCGCGCCAAGCTCGTCTTCAGCACGTACTCCGGCTACGCGATCACGGTCGCGTTCGGCGCGCTCGCGGCGCTCGGGCACATCACCGGCGTCGTGCCGATCACTGCCGGCATGCTCGGCCTCATCGGGCTCAAGCTCGCCACCAACACGCTCGCGTGGCTCGCGCTGCGCAACGAGCGCTTCGTGCTCGAGCTCTGCGGGCTCAACGTCGTCGGCGACATCGTCGCGATGACCGGCGCCATCTATCACACCGGCGCCGCGACCAGCCCGCTGCTCCCGATCTACGGGATCGAGCTCACCGTGGTCGCGCTGGTCTCGAACGTCGGCGTCACCGTCGCGACCAGCGTGATCACGTTCCTGTCCTACGCGTCGATGCTCGCGCTCGTGCGCATCGGCGTGCTCGACAAGCCGCCCTCGATTCTCGACCTCACGGGCGGCGTCACCGACACCTACGTGATCGTCGAGCTCGCGTTCGTCGCGTTCGTGCTCGGGCTGCCCACCGCGTTCGCCGCCGCGATCCTCAAGCAGCTGCGCGAGAAGGAGAGCACGCTGCTCGCGCGGACCGAGCAGCTCGTCGAGGCGCAGCGCCAGCGCACGCAGTTCATGGCGAACGTCACGCACGAGCTGCGCACGCCGATCCACGGCATCTGCGGGCTCGCGGACCTGGTCGAGAGCGGCGTGTACGGGCCGGTGACCGAGAAGCAGAAGGACGCGGTGCGCGACGTGAAGAGCGGTGCGCTCGGCCTGCTCCGACTGATCGACGACCTGCTCACACTGGCGCGCGAGGACGCGGGCAAGCTGGAGTACCGGCCCACCGACGTCGACCTCGACGAGGTGCTCGCGAGCGTGATGTCGACGGTGGGCTCGCTGCGCGGCACGCGCCCGCTCGAGGTGCGGCTCGAGCCCCACGACCCGCTGCCTCCGATGCGCACCGATCGCGGCAAGCTGGTGCAGATCCTGGTGAACCTGCTCGCGAACGCGGTGAAGTTCACGCCCGACGGCGGGCACGTGACGCTGCGCGCGCGGGCGCTCTCCGGCGATCCGATGCGCGTCGAGATCGAGGTCGAGGACGACGGCATCGGCATCCCGCTCGATCAGCAGAAGGCGGTGTTCGAGGCGTTCCGCCAGGTCGACGGCTCACCCGAGCGTCGCTACGGCGGCACCGGTCTCGGCCTCGCGCTGGTGCAGCGCCTGACCGCGCTGCTCGGCGGCTCGGTCGCGCTGCGCAGCGAGCCGGGCAAGGGCTCGACCTTCACGGTCACCCTTCCGGTGCAGGGCCCGCCGGCGCGGGTGACGGGGCGCCATCCGGCCGTGGCGGCGTGA
- a CDS encoding response regulator transcription factor, whose translation MKKILVVEDDAVSARMLRDYLDAHGYATTVATTGPEGWNRFEETHPDLMVVDVALPMKNGFELCFDVKRTEHGRAMPLVLMSAVYRDDHADKYAREDLHAQAWLSKPFELRALLEEVERLIGAGEA comes from the coding sequence ATGAAGAAGATCCTGGTCGTCGAGGACGACGCGGTCAGCGCGCGGATGCTGCGGGACTACCTGGACGCGCACGGCTACGCGACCACCGTCGCGACCACCGGGCCCGAGGGCTGGAACCGCTTCGAGGAGACGCACCCCGACCTCATGGTCGTCGACGTCGCGCTCCCGATGAAGAACGGCTTCGAGCTCTGCTTCGACGTGAAGCGCACCGAGCACGGCCGCGCGATGCCGCTGGTGCTGATGAGCGCGGTCTACCGCGACGACCACGCCGACAAGTACGCCCGCGAGGATCTGCACGCGCAGGCGTGGCTCTCGAAGCCGTTCGAGCTGCGCGCGCTCCTCGAAGAGGTCGAGCGCCTCATCGGCGCCGGCGAGGCCTGA
- a CDS encoding proprotein convertase P-domain-containing protein, with protein sequence MRAISYALISLVIVALAGACSGGGGTPPPPPPQQGQPAQQGQAQIQVPPGQVLITVAASSAPQGATVTGGGRMLGRTPFTTQVPIPAPRPGETQTFQFTFQLPGYQPATISASPINNTITLNAALAPVVAATPPTTPTSTPTAPGGGEPSFTVRGPAGGAIRDFAVTTSAARVEHQCMVAELTVDIDGNHSYFSDLVVSLRGPDGTSYSLQSHASRNPFRSHTVRRAEGHPTQGTWTLSVNDTVRADSGQLRGWSMAVRCR encoded by the coding sequence ATGCGCGCCATCTCGTACGCCCTCATCTCGCTGGTGATCGTCGCGCTCGCGGGCGCGTGCAGCGGAGGCGGAGGCACCCCGCCGCCGCCTCCGCCCCAGCAGGGCCAGCCGGCGCAGCAGGGGCAGGCGCAGATCCAGGTGCCGCCCGGTCAGGTGCTCATCACCGTCGCGGCGAGCTCGGCGCCCCAGGGCGCCACGGTGACCGGCGGCGGCCGCATGCTCGGCCGGACGCCGTTCACCACGCAGGTTCCGATCCCCGCGCCGCGTCCCGGCGAGACCCAGACGTTCCAGTTCACGTTCCAGCTGCCCGGCTATCAGCCCGCCACGATCAGCGCGAGCCCGATCAACAACACGATCACGCTCAACGCCGCGCTCGCGCCGGTGGTCGCGGCGACCCCGCCCACCACGCCGACCAGCACGCCCACCGCGCCCGGCGGCGGCGAGCCCTCGTTCACCGTGCGCGGCCCCGCGGGCGGCGCGATCCGCGACTTCGCCGTCACGACGAGCGCCGCGCGCGTCGAGCACCAGTGCATGGTCGCGGAGCTCACCGTCGACATCGACGGCAACCACTCGTACTTCAGCGATCTCGTGGTGAGCCTCCGCGGCCCCGACGGCACGAGCTACTCGCTGCAGAGCCACGCGTCGCGCAACCCCTTCCGCAGCCACACCGTGCGCCGCGCCGAGGGGCATCCGACCCAGGGCACGTGGACGCTCTCGGTCAACGACACCGTGCGCGCCGACTCCGGTCAGCTGCGCGGCTGGAGCATGGCGGTCCGCTGTCGCTGA